One Lachnospiraceae bacterium C1.1 genomic region harbors:
- a CDS encoding NADH peroxidase, which produces MMKFVCQVCGYVHEGDQPPEVCPVCKAPASKFTAQSEDMVWAAEHVVGVAKGAPDDIIEDLRSNFTGECSEVGMYLAMSRQAYREGYPEVGDYYAKAAWEEAEHAAKFAELLGEVLTDSTKKNLQMRVDAENGATAGKVDLAKRAKALDLDAIHDTVHEMARDEARHGKAFKGLLDRYFA; this is translated from the coding sequence ATTATGAAATTTGTATGTCAGGTTTGCGGTTACGTTCACGAGGGAGATCAGCCACCGGAGGTATGTCCTGTATGTAAGGCACCCGCTTCTAAATTCACAGCTCAGAGCGAAGATATGGTATGGGCTGCAGAGCATGTAGTAGGTGTTGCAAAGGGTGCTCCGGATGACATTATCGAAGATCTCAGATCCAACTTTACAGGCGAGTGCTCAGAAGTTGGCATGTACCTCGCAATGAGCCGTCAGGCATACCGTGAAGGATATCCGGAAGTTGGCGATTATTATGCAAAAGCTGCATGGGAAGAGGCTGAGCATGCAGCAAAATTTGCTGAGCTTCTCGGTGAAGTCCTTACAGACTCAACAAAGAAGAATCTTCAGATGAGGGTTGATGCTGAGAACGGTGCAACTGCCGGCAAGGTTGACCTTGCAAAGAGAGCTAAGGCACTTGATCTCGATGCTATTCATGATACCGTTCATGAAATGGCTCGTGACGAGGCAAGACACGGAAAAGCTTTCAAAGGACTTCTTGATCGTTACTTTGCATAA
- a CDS encoding sensor domain-containing diguanylate cyclase encodes MTDLEFEKRLRDIDMDIPDMDIPLAIIKHEGGVFSYVKYTASYLKELNSIGYTTPDEAAVFFNNKEIGAYDSFLGSVLTSLRTNDSQTKDFVAKDCYCSIKILCKYLDDDHKIIICRAWLINLSKYDQENYEKENALRSLYSLYEHINFIDLNKNKYEKIYINKNNHVIQTKGNNFTEYILKYADEFIHPDEKDKYIDYNKLENINDRFEKTPKTFDMTYFRTLDINGEYVWKSYVLIHAPAYGDNCYYECVRGVDLNTEHILVKENYIDLFNNLPVAYSIFSVTKDNSGKLDIICIYSSKKMAELMEIPTEEMIGRDLATTIEKRDFWEDIFSRAAFNGENISEIQYIASSQKWIRITMSQAAQRGRCAVVLEDITQSHILNINLGRERTTDDLIIKCTKLLHGGSSFEDAMNDVLSTIGSTLNAKRIYILEIDDDGCYTETFEWVSNPNNSVKHLVQKRPASHMVDWDIAYPGATSIIIDEIESIRLLHPEAYDNLYDLGVHRMIEIPIIDNGTKIGCFGAVDYEDIDAVDVRQFLETLSYFISAEVIRKRLLNNLEKLSVYDTLCNVKNRNAMELKIKKLKNSNDTVGVFYADANGLKKLNDLEGHDAGDSLLKNISEIMSHHFIRDNIYRAGGDEFLVIRSDITKEEFNERCQKIKDEFDSEKDMAIATGWYWSDNSSDITYIMNRADKFMYEDKAAFYMTHDRRKHH; translated from the coding sequence ATGACTGATCTTGAATTTGAAAAAAGGCTCCGTGATATAGACATGGACATACCTGATATGGATATACCGCTTGCAATCATCAAACATGAAGGCGGTGTTTTTTCCTATGTCAAATATACTGCATCTTATCTTAAAGAGCTCAATTCGATCGGATACACAACTCCCGATGAAGCCGCAGTATTTTTTAATAATAAAGAAATAGGTGCATACGACAGTTTTCTGGGCAGCGTTTTAACAAGTCTCAGAACTAATGACAGTCAGACAAAGGATTTTGTTGCCAAAGACTGCTACTGCTCTATAAAAATACTCTGCAAATATTTAGACGATGATCATAAAATAATTATCTGCCGTGCCTGGCTTATTAATCTTTCAAAATATGACCAGGAAAATTATGAAAAGGAAAATGCTCTCAGAAGCCTTTATTCTCTTTATGAACATATAAATTTTATAGACCTCAATAAAAACAAATATGAAAAGATTTATATAAATAAAAATAACCATGTTATTCAGACAAAAGGCAATAATTTTACTGAATACATCCTGAAATATGCCGATGAGTTCATACATCCGGATGAGAAAGACAAATATATCGATTATAATAAGTTAGAAAATATCAATGATCGTTTTGAAAAAACACCTAAAACCTTTGATATGACTTATTTCAGAACCCTTGATATTAACGGTGAATATGTCTGGAAATCCTATGTTTTGATCCATGCACCTGCCTATGGTGACAACTGTTATTATGAATGTGTAAGGGGCGTTGACCTGAATACAGAGCATATCCTGGTTAAGGAAAACTATATTGATCTTTTCAATAATCTTCCGGTTGCCTATTCAATATTCAGCGTAACAAAAGACAATTCAGGAAAATTGGATATAATCTGTATATATTCCAGTAAAAAAATGGCTGAATTAATGGAAATTCCTACCGAAGAAATGATTGGTAGAGATCTCGCAACTACTATTGAAAAAAGAGATTTTTGGGAAGACATTTTCAGTCGGGCCGCATTTAACGGCGAAAACATTTCTGAGATACAATATATAGCTTCGTCGCAAAAATGGATAAGGATAACTATGTCACAGGCTGCACAGAGAGGCAGATGTGCCGTTGTTTTGGAGGATATAACCCAGTCGCATATATTAAATATCAACCTCGGACGTGAACGGACAACCGATGACCTTATCATCAAATGCACCAAGCTGCTGCATGGCGGATCTTCCTTTGAAGATGCAATGAATGATGTCCTGAGTACTATAGGAAGCACCCTAAATGCCAAAAGAATATATATTCTCGAGATTGACGACGATGGATGTTATACTGAAACCTTTGAGTGGGTAAGTAATCCGAATAATTCAGTAAAACACCTGGTTCAAAAGCGCCCGGCTTCACATATGGTCGACTGGGATATAGCTTATCCCGGTGCAACAAGCATAATCATTGATGAAATTGAAAGTATTCGCCTTTTACATCCGGAAGCCTATGATAATCTTTACGATCTGGGTGTACACCGAATGATCGAGATTCCTATCATTGATAATGGTACAAAAATAGGATGTTTCGGTGCAGTAGATTATGAAGATATTGATGCCGTTGATGTAAGACAATTTCTGGAAACTCTAAGCTATTTTATTTCAGCCGAGGTGATCAGAAAGAGACTTTTAAATAATCTTGAAAAACTAAGCGTTTACGATACCCTTTGTAATGTCAAAAACAGAAATGCCATGGAGCTCAAGATTAAAAAGCTAAAAAATTCCAATGATACTGTAGGTGTTTTTTACGCAGACGCCAATGGGCTCAAAAAATTAAACGATCTTGAAGGGCACGACGCAGGAGATTCACTCCTTAAAAACATAAGTGAGATCATGAGTCATCATTTCATCAGGGATAATATCTACAGAGCCGGCGGCGATGAATTCCTGGTTATCCGTTCTGATATCACTAAAGAGGAATTTAATGAACGCTGTCAAAAAATAAAAGATGAATTCGATTCAGAAAAAGATATGGCAATAGCGACCGGATGGTATTGGAGTGATAATTCATCGGATATTACTTATATCATGAACCGGGCCGATAAATTCATGTATGAAGACAAGGCTGCTTTCTACATGACTCACGACAGAAGAAAACACCATTAA